In one Triplophysa dalaica isolate WHDGS20190420 chromosome 9, ASM1584641v1, whole genome shotgun sequence genomic region, the following are encoded:
- the LOC130429038 gene encoding UDP-GlcNAc:betaGal beta-1,3-N-acetylglucosaminyltransferase 7-like — MRMITNKLQIYRCIGLMFLLSVVMFTVIQIEHMSLQNDSERKRIERQMQIDKEIDLQNNSVHTFWENFNTEQRMELLTEHPKEPTTWDIISSNCSANLSLLSTDGFTSLDSDFKQFMLYKHCRYFPILMNHPEKCDGDVDLLMVIKSVITQYDRREVIRQTWGKEKTIGGKNVKILFLLGTSSKEGETANHQKLLEYENFIYEDILQWDFMDSFFNLTLKEIHFLKWFSIFCRNTHYIFKGDDDVFVNVPNILEYLEASKDLKDLFVGNVPIKATPIRNKRSKYYIPKVLYEKNYYPPYAGGGGFLMDGPLAHKLYGACETLQLYPIDDVFLGMCLEVLQVKPIQHDAFKTFGIVQNEASKMNREPCFFRNTIVVHKLLPPDLINMWRLINSDLVCSKKL; from the exons ATGAG AATGATCACCAACAAACTTCAGATTTATCGCTGCATTGGTCTCATGTTCCTCTTGTCAGTAGTGATGTTTACTGTTATCCAGATTGAACATATGAGCTTACAAAATGACTCCGAGAGAAAGAGAATTGAAAGACAGATGCAAATAGACAAAGAAATCGACCTGCAAAATAACAGCGTCCACACCTTTTGGGAAAACTTCAATACGGAGCAAAGAATGGAATTGCTCACAGAACATCCTAAAGAACCCACAACATGGGATATCATCAGCTCCAACTGCAGCGCAAACCTCAGTTTGTTATCCACAGATGGGTTCACAAGTCTTGACTCAGATTTTAAGCAATTTATGCTGTACAAGCATTGCCGATACTTTCCTATTCTCATGAATCACCCAGAGAAGTGTGACGGAGATGTGGACTTATTAATGGTCATCAAGTCTGTGATAACACAATATGATCGCAGAGAGGTGATAAGACAAACTTGGGGCAAAGAGAAGACTATCGGTGGGAAAAATGTCAAGATCCTTTTCCTTCTTGGGACATCTTCCAAAGAAGGAGAGACAGCCAACCATCAAAAACTTCTGGAATATGAAAATTTTATCTATGAGGACATTCTTCAATGGGACTTCATGGATAGCTTCTTCAACCTCACCCTAAAGGAGATTCACTTCTTGAAATGGTTCTCCATCTTCTGCAGAAACACCCACTACATCTTCAAAGGAGATGATGACGTGTTTGTCAATGTTCCCAACATCTTGGAATATCTGGAGGCAAGCAAAGACCTGAAAGACCTTTTTGTGGGTAATGTTCCTATTAAAGCCACTCCCATTCGTAATAAGAGGAGCAAGTACTACATCCCTAAAGTCTTGTATGAAAAGAACTACTACCCACCATATGCTGGTGGAGGTGGTTTCTTGATGGATGGTCCTCTTGCACATAAACTCTACGGAGCATGTGAAACTCTGCAACTTTATCCCATTGATGATGTGTTTCTTGGGATGTGTCTAGAAGTGCTTCAGGTCAAACCAATTCAACACGATGCATTCAAAACCTTTGGGATTGTACAGAATGAAGCCAGTAAGATGAATAGGGAGCCGTGCTTTTTCAGGAACACGATAGTCGTACATAAACTGCTCCCACCAGATCTGATCAACATGTGGAGGCTGATCAATAGTGACTTAGTTTGCTCAAAGAAATTGTAA
- the LOC130428985 gene encoding UDP-GlcNAc:betaGal beta-1,3-N-acetylglucosaminyltransferase 7-like isoform X2, producing the protein MYTNKRQIYRCIGLMFLLSVVMFTVIQIEHMSLQNDSERKRIERQTQIDKEIDLQNNSIHTFWENFSTEQRMELLTEHPKEPTTWDIISSNCSANLSLLSTEGFTSLDSDFKQFMLYKHCRYFPILMNHPEKCDGDVDLLMVIKSVITQYDRREVIRQTWGKEQTIGGKNIKILFLLGTSSKEGETANHQKLLEYENYIYEDILQWDFMDSFFNLTLKEIHFLKWFSIFCKNTRYIYKGDDDVFVNVPNILEYVEGGKDLKDHFVGDVLFKAYPIRHKANKYYIPKVLYEKNYYPPYAGGGGFLMDGPLAHKLYGACETLQLYPIDDVFLGMCLEVLQVKPVHHNAFKTFGIVRNKASKMNREPCFFRQLIVVHKLLPPDLINMWRLINSDLVCSKKL; encoded by the coding sequence atgtACACCAACAAACGTCAGATTTATCGCTGCATTGGTCTCATGTTCCTCTTGTCAGTAGTGATGTTTACTGTCATCCAGATTGAACATATGAGCTTACAAAATGACTCCGAGAGAAAGAGAATTGAAAGACAGACGCAAATAGACAAAGAAATCGACCTGCAAAATAACAGCATCCACACCTTTTGGGAAAACTTCAGTACGGAGCAAAGAATGGAATTGCTCACAGAACATCCCAAAGAACCCACAACATGGGATATCATCAGCTCCAACTGCAGCGCAAACCTCAGTTTGTTATCCACAGAAGGGTTCACAAGTCTTGATTCCGATTTTAAGCAATTTATGCTGTACAAGCATTGCCGTTACTTTCCTATTCTCATGAATCACCCAGAGAAGTGTGACGGAGATGTGGACTTATTAATGGTCATCAAGTCTGTGATAACACAATATGATCGCAGAGAGGTGATAAGACAAACTTGGGGCAAAGAGCAGACTATCGGTGGGAAAAATATCAAGATCCTTTTCCTCCTTGGGACATCTTCCAAAGAAGGAGAGACAGCCAACCATCAAAAACTTCTGGAATATGAAAATTATATCTATGAGGACATTCTTCAATGGGACTTCATGGATAGCTTCTTCAACCTCACCCTAAAGGAGATTCACTTCTTGAAATGGTTCTCCATCTTCTGCAAAAACACCCGCTACATCTACAAAGGAGATGATGACGTGTTTGTCAACGTTCCCAACATCTTGGAATATGTGGAGGGAGGCAAAGACTTGAAAGACCATTTTGTGGGTGATGTTCTTTTTAAAGCTTATCCCATTCGCCATAAGGCGAACAAGTACTACATCCCTAAAGTCTTGTATGAAAAGAACTACTACCCACCATATGCTGGTGGAGGTGGTTTCTTGATGGATGGTCCTCTTGCACATAAACTCTACGGAGCATGTGAAACTCTGCAACTTTATCCCATTGATGATGTGTTTCTTGGGATGTGTCTAGAAGTGCTTCAGGTAAAACCAGTTCATCACAATGCATTCAAAACCTTTGGGATTGTAAGGAATAAAGCCAGTAAGATGAATAGGGAGCCGTGCTTTTTTAGGCAATTGATAGTCGTACATAAACTGCTCCCACCAGATCTGATCAACATGTGGAGGCTGATCAATAGTGACTTAGTTTGCTCAAAGAAAttgtga
- the LOC130428985 gene encoding UDP-GlcNAc:betaGal beta-1,3-N-acetylglucosaminyltransferase 7-like isoform X1: MEIRITNILRMYTNKRQIYRCIGLMFLLSVVMFTVIQIEHMSLQNDSERKRIERQTQIDKEIDLQNNSIHTFWENFSTEQRMELLTEHPKEPTTWDIISSNCSANLSLLSTEGFTSLDSDFKQFMLYKHCRYFPILMNHPEKCDGDVDLLMVIKSVITQYDRREVIRQTWGKEQTIGGKNIKILFLLGTSSKEGETANHQKLLEYENYIYEDILQWDFMDSFFNLTLKEIHFLKWFSIFCKNTRYIYKGDDDVFVNVPNILEYVEGGKDLKDHFVGDVLFKAYPIRHKANKYYIPKVLYEKNYYPPYAGGGGFLMDGPLAHKLYGACETLQLYPIDDVFLGMCLEVLQVKPVHHNAFKTFGIVRNKASKMNREPCFFRQLIVVHKLLPPDLINMWRLINSDLVCSKKL, translated from the exons ATGGAAATTCGaatcacaaatattttaag aatgtACACCAACAAACGTCAGATTTATCGCTGCATTGGTCTCATGTTCCTCTTGTCAGTAGTGATGTTTACTGTCATCCAGATTGAACATATGAGCTTACAAAATGACTCCGAGAGAAAGAGAATTGAAAGACAGACGCAAATAGACAAAGAAATCGACCTGCAAAATAACAGCATCCACACCTTTTGGGAAAACTTCAGTACGGAGCAAAGAATGGAATTGCTCACAGAACATCCCAAAGAACCCACAACATGGGATATCATCAGCTCCAACTGCAGCGCAAACCTCAGTTTGTTATCCACAGAAGGGTTCACAAGTCTTGATTCCGATTTTAAGCAATTTATGCTGTACAAGCATTGCCGTTACTTTCCTATTCTCATGAATCACCCAGAGAAGTGTGACGGAGATGTGGACTTATTAATGGTCATCAAGTCTGTGATAACACAATATGATCGCAGAGAGGTGATAAGACAAACTTGGGGCAAAGAGCAGACTATCGGTGGGAAAAATATCAAGATCCTTTTCCTCCTTGGGACATCTTCCAAAGAAGGAGAGACAGCCAACCATCAAAAACTTCTGGAATATGAAAATTATATCTATGAGGACATTCTTCAATGGGACTTCATGGATAGCTTCTTCAACCTCACCCTAAAGGAGATTCACTTCTTGAAATGGTTCTCCATCTTCTGCAAAAACACCCGCTACATCTACAAAGGAGATGATGACGTGTTTGTCAACGTTCCCAACATCTTGGAATATGTGGAGGGAGGCAAAGACTTGAAAGACCATTTTGTGGGTGATGTTCTTTTTAAAGCTTATCCCATTCGCCATAAGGCGAACAAGTACTACATCCCTAAAGTCTTGTATGAAAAGAACTACTACCCACCATATGCTGGTGGAGGTGGTTTCTTGATGGATGGTCCTCTTGCACATAAACTCTACGGAGCATGTGAAACTCTGCAACTTTATCCCATTGATGATGTGTTTCTTGGGATGTGTCTAGAAGTGCTTCAGGTAAAACCAGTTCATCACAATGCATTCAAAACCTTTGGGATTGTAAGGAATAAAGCCAGTAAGATGAATAGGGAGCCGTGCTTTTTTAGGCAATTGATAGTCGTACATAAACTGCTCCCACCAGATCTGATCAACATGTGGAGGCTGATCAATAGTGACTTAGTTTGCTCAAAGAAAttgtga